A genomic segment from Melanotaenia boesemani isolate fMelBoe1 chromosome 9, fMelBoe1.pri, whole genome shotgun sequence encodes:
- the LOC121645804 gene encoding EH domain-containing protein 2-like, translated as MSNWMFRSAPKTLGEINIVTEELKNLYYKRLLPIEKYYSFHHFHSPSYEDADFDNKPMVLVMGQYSTGKTTFIRYLIEQDFAGSRVGPEPTTDCFTALMYGEEERIIPGNALTVDPKKPFRNLDPFGNSFLNRFQCVQMPNQVLESISIIDTPGILTAAKRKLSRGYDYPAVLRWFAERVDRVILLFDAHKLEFSDELTRAFGALCGYEDKLRVVLNKADRVDSQQLMRVYGALMWSLGKVFRTPEILRVYIGSFWSEPRQMCDHYQLIELEEEDLLTDIRNLPSNAAVRKLNDLVKRARLVRAHAHIISYLKQEMPTIFCKESKKHNLIYNLPVIFTKIQQQHRVPAGDFPDCTKMQEKLLGQDFSKFKTLKSSLMTSLDKLLTTDIANLVPLFQKQEQRKKSLPSVLDGEFLGTFRREHFRRDPFKELSKDDVSSEVDFDEWAVEKYKPKYDEIFYNLSPRDGKLSGTKVREWMTTTLLPSSVLAHIWRLSDVDGDGMLDNEEFALAVHLIEGKLEGYWLPRELPSHLVPPSKRLSTESDASV; from the exons ATGTCCAACTGGATGTTCAGAAGCGCCCCCAAAACACTGGGGGAAATCAACATTGTAACAGAGGAGCTAAAGAATCTTTATTACAAGAGGCTATTGCCGATAGAGAAATACTATTCTTTCCATCACTTTCACTCACCGAGTTACGAGGATGCTGACTTTGACAACAAACCAATGGTGCTGGTGATGGGTCAGTACTCAACGGGAAAGACAACTTTCATCAG ATATCTCATAGAGCAAGATTTCGCTGGTAGCAGAGTTGGGCCAGAGCCAACCACTGACTGCTTCACTGCCCTCATGTATGGAGAGGAGGAACGGATCATCCCTGGGAATGCTCTTACAGTGGATCCAAAAAAGCCCTTTCGCAACTTAGACCCTTTTGGAAATTCATTTTTGAACAG atttcagTGCGTCCAGATGCCAAACCAAGTCCTAGAGAGCATCAGCATTATCGACACACCAGGCATTTTAACTGCTgctaaaagaaaactgagccGAG GCTATGACTACCCAGCAGTGCTGCGCTGGTTTGCAGAGCGTGTGGATCGCGTCATCCTGCTGTTCGATGCACATAAACTGGAGTTCTCAGATGAGCTCACCCGGGCCTTTGGGGCTCTGTGCGGCTATGAGGACAAGCTGCGTGTGGTTCTCAACAAAGCTGACAGAGTGGATTCTCAGCAGCTCATGAGAGTGTATGGTGCCCTCATGTGGTCACTGGGGAAAGTGTTTCGAACCCCTGAGATCTTGCGGGTTTATATTGGATCTTTCTGGTCAGAGCCGAGACAGATGTGCGATCACTACCAGCTGAtagagctggaggaggaggatctgctCACTGACATTAGGAACCTACCAAGCAATGCTGCAGTGCGCAAGCTGAATGATTTGGTGAAGAGGGCGCGCTTAGTGAGG GCTCATGCACACATTATCAGCTATCTGAAGCAGGAAATGCCAACAATTTTTTGCAAAGAAAGCAAAAAGCACAATTTGATCTACAATCTTCCTGTAATTTTCACCAAGATCCAGCAACAACATAGAGTCCCAGCTGGAGACTTCCCTGACTGCACCAAGATGCAG GAAAAACTTTTGGGTCAGGACTTCTCAAAGTTCAAGACACTGAAGTCAAGTCTTATGACTTCCTTGGATAAACTGCTCACCACTGACATAGCCAACCTGGTTCCTTTATtccaaaaacaagaacagaggAAGAAATCCTTGCCCAGCGTGTTGGATGGAGAATTTTTGGGAACATTCAGGCGTGAGCATTTCAGGAGAGATCCATTCAAGGAACTCTCCAAAGATGACGTAAGCAGTGAGGTGGATTTCGATGAGTGGGCTGTGGAGAAATACAAGCCGAAATATGATGAGATTTTCTACAATTTAAGTCCACGTGATGGTAAACTTAGTGGCACAAAAGTAAGAGAGTGGATGACAACCACTCTGCTGCCCAGTTCTGTGCTTGCTCACATCTGGAGGCTGTCAGATGTAGATGGGGACGGCATGCTGGACAATGAGGAGTTCGCTTTGGCAGTGCACCTTATTGAGGGAAAACTGGAAGGCTACTGGCTACCAAGGGAGCTTCCCTCTCATCTGGTGCCACCATCCAAACGGTTGAGTACAGAGAGTGATGCATCAGTGTAA